In Chanodichthys erythropterus isolate Z2021 chromosome 11, ASM2448905v1, whole genome shotgun sequence, a single window of DNA contains:
- the igf2a gene encoding insulin-like growth factor 2a isoform X1, producing the protein MDDHHLFCASCRKTGKRQTTMCSLTLFILSLFMFASPVATAETLCGGELVDTLQFVCGENGFYISRPNRSNSRRPQRGIVEECCFRSCDLRLLEQYCAKPVKSERDVSSTSLQVFPVSQALHKNICIGFYGSDVALDISGGPLGVKYSKYEVWQRRPVQRLRRGIPSILLARKFRRQVEKIQDEEQARFHRPLMTLPNRHPVILPYIQINTSHK; encoded by the exons ATGGACGATCACCATCTATTCTGTGCATCGTGTCGAAAAACGGGGAAAAGACAAACAACG ATGTGCTCACTGACACTCTTCATTCTGTCATTGTTCATGTTCGCATCCCCCGTAGCAACGGCGGAGACTCTTTGCGGTGGAGAACTAGTGGATACTCTGCAGTTCGTGTGCGGAGAAAATGGGTTTTATATCA GCAGGCCGAACAGATCAAACAGCCGCCGTCCTCAGAGAGGAATAGTAGAAGAATGCTGCTTTCGGAGCTGTGATCTGCGTCTTTTGGAGCAGTACTGCGCGAAACCTGTGAAGTCCGAGCGAGATGTTTCCTCCACATCGCTGCAGGTCTTCCCAGTGTCACAGGCTCTTCACAAG AATATCTGCATCGGTTTCTATGGCAGTGACGTTGCGTTG GACATCTCAGGAGGGCCTCTTGGTGTGAAGTATTCCAAATATGAAGTATGGCAAAGAAGGCCTGTCCAGAGGTTAAGGAGAGGGATTCCATCAATCCTGCTTGCCCGAAAGTTTAGGAGGCAGGTGGAGAAAATCCAAGATGAGGAGCAAGCCAGATTCCACCGTCCCCTCATGACCCTCCCCAACAGACACCCTGTCATCCTTCCATACATCCAGATCAACACATCCCACAAATGA
- the igf2a gene encoding insulin-like growth factor 2a isoform X2: protein MDDHHLFCASCRKTGKRQTTMCSLTLFILSLFMFASPVATAETLCGGELVDTLQFVCGENGFYISRPNRSNSRRPQRGIVEECCFRSCDLRLLEQYCAKPVKSERDVSSTSLQVFPVSQALHKDISGGPLGVKYSKYEVWQRRPVQRLRRGIPSILLARKFRRQVEKIQDEEQARFHRPLMTLPNRHPVILPYIQINTSHK from the exons ATGGACGATCACCATCTATTCTGTGCATCGTGTCGAAAAACGGGGAAAAGACAAACAACG ATGTGCTCACTGACACTCTTCATTCTGTCATTGTTCATGTTCGCATCCCCCGTAGCAACGGCGGAGACTCTTTGCGGTGGAGAACTAGTGGATACTCTGCAGTTCGTGTGCGGAGAAAATGGGTTTTATATCA GCAGGCCGAACAGATCAAACAGCCGCCGTCCTCAGAGAGGAATAGTAGAAGAATGCTGCTTTCGGAGCTGTGATCTGCGTCTTTTGGAGCAGTACTGCGCGAAACCTGTGAAGTCCGAGCGAGATGTTTCCTCCACATCGCTGCAGGTCTTCCCAGTGTCACAGGCTCTTCACAAG GACATCTCAGGAGGGCCTCTTGGTGTGAAGTATTCCAAATATGAAGTATGGCAAAGAAGGCCTGTCCAGAGGTTAAGGAGAGGGATTCCATCAATCCTGCTTGCCCGAAAGTTTAGGAGGCAGGTGGAGAAAATCCAAGATGAGGAGCAAGCCAGATTCCACCGTCCCCTCATGACCCTCCCCAACAGACACCCTGTCATCCTTCCATACATCCAGATCAACACATCCCACAAATGA